One window of the Camarhynchus parvulus chromosome 2, STF_HiC, whole genome shotgun sequence genome contains the following:
- the FOXQ1 gene encoding LOW QUALITY PROTEIN: forkhead box protein Q1 (The sequence of the model RefSeq protein was modified relative to this genomic sequence to represent the inferred CDS: inserted 2 bases in 1 codon) yields MKLEVFSQHYEDKLSTGSDQEGSGSLSPAPAESELGSDGDCAANSPGGGAGRPGHPPPPPPTPQPPPPPPTENAKGKPYTRRPKPPYSYIALIAMAIRDSAGGRLTLAEINDYLMSRFPFFRGAYTGWRNSVRHNLSLNDCFVKVLRDPARPWGKDNYWMLNPSSEYTFADGVFRRRRKRLSRAAPPPQPARPAAGVPPQVPQEAAGAGATSPGASPRCCCTSSPCHCAPGAKEAAAGGGGARPAGGGGAKFSSSFAIESLLQRPAGPRAAPQPPPTPHGRLLWPAPPAPPHLLPGPYPLLPYPPAAQPPPAAALYGGGLLQLCAYGLGEPSPPPLLLGAGGPXVGPGEAAPLAERPRAPLFHGGLPKGGRGPPPGSPLYAPLRLAGPLPPAAGGSASFQPYAVETPLA; encoded by the exons ATGAAGCTGGAGGTGTTCTCGCAGCACTATGAGGACAAGCTGAGCACCGGCAGCGACCAGGAAGGCAGCGGCTCGCTCTCCCCGGCTCCGGCGGAGAGCGAGCTGGGCTCGGACGGTGACTGCGCGGCCAACAGcccgggcggcggggccgggcggccgGGGCatcccccgccgccgccccccacgccgcagcccccgccgccgccgcctaCCGAGAACGCCAAGGGGAAGCCCTACACGCGGCGCCCGAAACCGCCCTACTCCTACATCGCGCTGATCGCCATGGCCATCCGCGACTCGGCCGGCGGCCGCCTGACCCTGGCCGAGATCAATGACTACCTGATGAGCCGCTTCCCCTTCTTCCGCGGCGCCTACACCGGCTGGCGCAACTCGGTGCGCCACAACCTCTCCCTCAACGACTGCTTCGTCAAGGTGCTGCGCGACCCGGCGCGGCCCTGGGGCAAGGACAACTACTGGATGCTGAACCCCAGCAGCGAGTACACCTTCGCCGACGGCGTCTTCCGCCGCCGCCGCAAGCGCCTCAgccgcgccgccccgccgccgcagcccgcccgccccgccgccggcgTCCCGCCGCAAGTGCCGCAGGAGGCGGCCGGAGCGGGCGCCACGTCCCCCGGCGCTTCCCCGCGGTGCTGCTGCACTTCCTCGCCCTGTCACTGCGCGCCGGGAGCCAAGGAGGcagcggcggggggcggcggggcgaggccggcgggcggcggcggtgCCAAGTTCTCCAGCTCCTTCGCCATCGAGAGCCTCCTGCAGCGGCCGGCAGGAccccgcgccgccccgcagccgccgccgaCCCCGCACGGCCGCCTCCTGTGGCcggcgccgcccgcgcccccgCACCTGCTGCCCGGCCCGTACCCGCTGCTGCCCTACCCACCTGCCGcgcagcccccgcccgccgccgccctcTACGGCGGgggcctcctgcagctctgcgCCTACGGGCTGGGAGAGccctcgccgccgccgctgctgctgggGGCGGGCGGCCC CGTTGGCCCCGGGGAGGCGGCGCCGCTggcggagcggccgcgggcGCCGCTGTTCCACGGCGGGCTCCCCAagggcgggcgggggccgccGCCCGGCTCCCCGCTGTACGCGCCCCTCCGGCTGGCCGGGCCGCTGCCGCCGGCGGCGGGGGGCTCGGCCTCGTTCCAGCCGTACGCCGTGGAGACCCCGCTGGCTTAA